The proteins below come from a single Oncorhynchus gorbuscha isolate QuinsamMale2020 ecotype Even-year linkage group LG12, OgorEven_v1.0, whole genome shotgun sequence genomic window:
- the frrs1b gene encoding putative ferric-chelate reductase 1 isoform X2 → MNNETAQQMPGPHLLLVVVAVCLIKTASGFANGKVSPACGDMTPQHGHDSSSKPAPYNITLDKSTFSPGDHITVTLRVVPTSGSISFKGFLIEARDAGNPDGPAVGSFSLLNPSESQLLHCGHTQGSAVSHTSKSKKTEIQAVWEAPKNPPSGVQFLATVVQKYKVYWVQIPGPVVSLNGATRVPPPTPTPPTTTTTAAVTTTLSALTRPFSSEGCGRSKSCLRDPVGCDPGRDPLCFFLSFTPEERTVLFELSGPADGYLSFALSLDKWMGNDDIYLCVSDGDSVDINAAYVSGRAHPELASENVLSDTAWQLADGVIQCSFRRDILLPRQIESRFSLDQSYFLFIAHGRAEDGVIYRHDRQPLISTHQTVITGPPENLAGSRSPLLIKFHGVCMLVAWMTTVTTGVIIARYFKHDWPETRLFGHRLWFQVHRALMTLTVLLTCVGFSLPFIYRGGWSRHAGSHPYLGCTVMALSFIQPIMALLRPATDSSRRYIFNWMHLGTGTIVRVLAVVAIFLGIQQQALLLPGPWSTGVLAGCVVWGVLVDLLLEFHSKVVIVTGRTLAEDEEKILGTHSDSERQRKVSRFKKIVLAVFLVGNVGFLSVLLNTIRNV, encoded by the exons atgaacaatgaaacagcacagcaa ATGCCGGGTCCACATCTCCTGTTAGTGGTGGTGGCTGTGTGTTTAATAAAGACGGCCTCTGGCTTCGCCAATGGAAAAGTGTCTCCTGCGTGCGGAGATATGACACCACAGCATGGCCATGACTCCAGCTCTAAACCTGCCCCTTATAACATCACCCTGGACAAATCCACATTCAGCCCTGGTGACCATATCACAG TGACCTTACGGGTTGTTCCCACATCTGGGAGCATCTCCTTCAAAGGTTTCCTGATTGAAGCGAGGGATGCTGGGAACCCGGACGGTCCGGCTGTTGGATCATTCAGCCTCCTCAACCCTTCTGAGTCACAGCTCCTACATTGTGGCCACACACAG GGATCTGCAGTAAGCCACACCAGCAAATCCAAGAAGACAGAGATACAGGCCGTGTGGGAGGCTCCAAAAAACCCCCCATCCGGTGTCCAATTTTT GGCCACAGTGGTGCAGAAGTACAAAGTCTACTGGGTGCAGATCCCAGGGCCGGTGGTGTCTCTGAATGGGGCGACTAGGGTTCCACCACCAACCcctaccccccccaccaccaccactactgctgctgtgACCACAACTCTGTCTGCGCTGACCAGACCT tTCAGCTCAGAGGGTTGTGGTAGGAGTAAGTCCTGTCTGCGTGACCCTGTGGGATGCGACCCAGGCAGAGACCCCCTGTGCTttttcctctccttcactccagAGGAGCGGACTGTGCTGTTTGAGCTCAGTGGACCAGCTGATGGATACCTGTCCTTCGCCTTGTCGCTGGACAAATGGATG GGGAATGATGATATATACCTGTGTGTGAGCGATGGGGACAGTGTGGACATCAATGCTGCATATGTCTCTGGCCGAGCTCACCCTGAATTGGCCTCTGAG AATGTTCTTTCAGACACAGCTTGGCAGCTGGCAGATGGGGTCATTCAGTGTAGTTTCCGTAGAGACATACTCCTCCCCCGTCAGATTGAGAGCAGGTTCAGCCTGGACCAGAGCTACTTCTTGTTCATAGCCCATGGGAGGGCTGAAGATG GTGTGATCTATAGACATGACCGGCAGCCTCTGATATCCACTCATCAGACAGTCATCACAGGTCCCCCTGAGAATCTAGCTGGCTCCAGGTCTCCCCTGCTCATTAAGTTCCATG gtgtgtgtatgcttgtggcCTGGATGACGACAGTGACCACAGGTGTCATCATTGCACGCTACTTCAAACACGACTGGCCAGAAACGAGACTATTTGGACACAGGCTATGGTTTCAG GTGCACCGAGCCTTGATGACCCTGACCGTGCTCCTTACCTGTGTGGGATTCTCACTACCCTTCATCTACCGAGGCGGTTGGAGCAGG CATGCCGGCTCCCACCCTTACCTGGGCTGTACTGTCATGGCTCTATCTTTTATCCAGCCTATCATGGCCCTCCTCAGACCCGCCACAGACTCCTCACG AAGGTACATATTCAACTGGATGCATTTGGGAACAGGCACTATTGTACGGGTACTTGCAG TTGTGGCCATCTTCCTGGGTATTCAGCAGCAGGCCTTGCTTCTCCCTGGCCCCTGGTCCACTGGTGTCCTGGCAGGCTGCGTTGTCTGGGGAGTCTTGGTAGACCTGCTACTTGAGTTCCACAGTAAAGTAGTCATCGTAACAG GGAGGACTCTTGCTGAGGACGAAGAAAAGATTCTGGGTACTCACTcggatagtgagagacagagaaag GTATCTCGATTCAAAAagattgtcttggctgtgttcctCGTGGGAAATGTTGGATTTTTGTCTGTTCTCCTAAACACAATAAGAAATGTGTGA
- the frrs1b gene encoding putative ferric-chelate reductase 1 isoform X3, with protein sequence MPGPHLLLVVVAVCLIKTASGFANGKVSPACGDMTPQHGHDSSSKPAPYNITLDKSTFSPGDHITVTLRVVPTSGSISFKGFLIEARDAGNPDGPAVGSFSLLNPSESQLLHCGHTQGSAVSHTSKSKKTEIQAVWEAPKNPPSGVQFLATVVQKYKVYWVQIPGPVVSLNGATRVPPPTPTPPTTTTTAAVTTTLSALTRPFSSEGCGRSKSCLRDPVGCDPGRDPLCFFLSFTPEERTVLFELSGPADGYLSFALSLDKWMGNDDIYLCVSDGDSVDINAAYVSGRAHPELASENVLSDTAWQLADGVIQCSFRRDILLPRQIESRFSLDQSYFLFIAHGRAEDGVIYRHDRQPLISTHQTVITGPPENLAGSRSPLLIKFHGVCMLVAWMTTVTTGVIIARYFKHDWPETRLFGHRLWFQVHRALMTLTVLLTCVGFSLPFIYRGGWSRHAGSHPYLGCTVMALSFIQPIMALLRPATDSSRRYIFNWMHLGTGTIVRVLAVVAIFLGIQQQALLLPGPWSTGVLAGCVVWGVLVDLLLEFHSKVVIVTGRTLAEDEEKILGTHSDSERQRKVSRFKKIVLAVFLVGNVGFLSVLLNTIRNV encoded by the exons ATGCCGGGTCCACATCTCCTGTTAGTGGTGGTGGCTGTGTGTTTAATAAAGACGGCCTCTGGCTTCGCCAATGGAAAAGTGTCTCCTGCGTGCGGAGATATGACACCACAGCATGGCCATGACTCCAGCTCTAAACCTGCCCCTTATAACATCACCCTGGACAAATCCACATTCAGCCCTGGTGACCATATCACAG TGACCTTACGGGTTGTTCCCACATCTGGGAGCATCTCCTTCAAAGGTTTCCTGATTGAAGCGAGGGATGCTGGGAACCCGGACGGTCCGGCTGTTGGATCATTCAGCCTCCTCAACCCTTCTGAGTCACAGCTCCTACATTGTGGCCACACACAG GGATCTGCAGTAAGCCACACCAGCAAATCCAAGAAGACAGAGATACAGGCCGTGTGGGAGGCTCCAAAAAACCCCCCATCCGGTGTCCAATTTTT GGCCACAGTGGTGCAGAAGTACAAAGTCTACTGGGTGCAGATCCCAGGGCCGGTGGTGTCTCTGAATGGGGCGACTAGGGTTCCACCACCAACCcctaccccccccaccaccaccactactgctgctgtgACCACAACTCTGTCTGCGCTGACCAGACCT tTCAGCTCAGAGGGTTGTGGTAGGAGTAAGTCCTGTCTGCGTGACCCTGTGGGATGCGACCCAGGCAGAGACCCCCTGTGCTttttcctctccttcactccagAGGAGCGGACTGTGCTGTTTGAGCTCAGTGGACCAGCTGATGGATACCTGTCCTTCGCCTTGTCGCTGGACAAATGGATG GGGAATGATGATATATACCTGTGTGTGAGCGATGGGGACAGTGTGGACATCAATGCTGCATATGTCTCTGGCCGAGCTCACCCTGAATTGGCCTCTGAG AATGTTCTTTCAGACACAGCTTGGCAGCTGGCAGATGGGGTCATTCAGTGTAGTTTCCGTAGAGACATACTCCTCCCCCGTCAGATTGAGAGCAGGTTCAGCCTGGACCAGAGCTACTTCTTGTTCATAGCCCATGGGAGGGCTGAAGATG GTGTGATCTATAGACATGACCGGCAGCCTCTGATATCCACTCATCAGACAGTCATCACAGGTCCCCCTGAGAATCTAGCTGGCTCCAGGTCTCCCCTGCTCATTAAGTTCCATG gtgtgtgtatgcttgtggcCTGGATGACGACAGTGACCACAGGTGTCATCATTGCACGCTACTTCAAACACGACTGGCCAGAAACGAGACTATTTGGACACAGGCTATGGTTTCAG GTGCACCGAGCCTTGATGACCCTGACCGTGCTCCTTACCTGTGTGGGATTCTCACTACCCTTCATCTACCGAGGCGGTTGGAGCAGG CATGCCGGCTCCCACCCTTACCTGGGCTGTACTGTCATGGCTCTATCTTTTATCCAGCCTATCATGGCCCTCCTCAGACCCGCCACAGACTCCTCACG AAGGTACATATTCAACTGGATGCATTTGGGAACAGGCACTATTGTACGGGTACTTGCAG TTGTGGCCATCTTCCTGGGTATTCAGCAGCAGGCCTTGCTTCTCCCTGGCCCCTGGTCCACTGGTGTCCTGGCAGGCTGCGTTGTCTGGGGAGTCTTGGTAGACCTGCTACTTGAGTTCCACAGTAAAGTAGTCATCGTAACAG GGAGGACTCTTGCTGAGGACGAAGAAAAGATTCTGGGTACTCACTcggatagtgagagacagagaaag GTATCTCGATTCAAAAagattgtcttggctgtgttcctCGTGGGAAATGTTGGATTTTTGTCTGTTCTCCTAAACACAATAAGAAATGTGTGA
- the frrs1b gene encoding putative ferric-chelate reductase 1 isoform X1, translated as MIFQIPISCSRSRRNYSWGPHSSKMPGPHLLLVVVAVCLIKTASGFANGKVSPACGDMTPQHGHDSSSKPAPYNITLDKSTFSPGDHITVTLRVVPTSGSISFKGFLIEARDAGNPDGPAVGSFSLLNPSESQLLHCGHTQGSAVSHTSKSKKTEIQAVWEAPKNPPSGVQFLATVVQKYKVYWVQIPGPVVSLNGATRVPPPTPTPPTTTTTAAVTTTLSALTRPFSSEGCGRSKSCLRDPVGCDPGRDPLCFFLSFTPEERTVLFELSGPADGYLSFALSLDKWMGNDDIYLCVSDGDSVDINAAYVSGRAHPELASENVLSDTAWQLADGVIQCSFRRDILLPRQIESRFSLDQSYFLFIAHGRAEDGVIYRHDRQPLISTHQTVITGPPENLAGSRSPLLIKFHGVCMLVAWMTTVTTGVIIARYFKHDWPETRLFGHRLWFQVHRALMTLTVLLTCVGFSLPFIYRGGWSRHAGSHPYLGCTVMALSFIQPIMALLRPATDSSRRYIFNWMHLGTGTIVRVLAVVAIFLGIQQQALLLPGPWSTGVLAGCVVWGVLVDLLLEFHSKVVIVTGRTLAEDEEKILGTHSDSERQRKVSRFKKIVLAVFLVGNVGFLSVLLNTIRNV; from the exons ATGCCGGGTCCACATCTCCTGTTAGTGGTGGTGGCTGTGTGTTTAATAAAGACGGCCTCTGGCTTCGCCAATGGAAAAGTGTCTCCTGCGTGCGGAGATATGACACCACAGCATGGCCATGACTCCAGCTCTAAACCTGCCCCTTATAACATCACCCTGGACAAATCCACATTCAGCCCTGGTGACCATATCACAG TGACCTTACGGGTTGTTCCCACATCTGGGAGCATCTCCTTCAAAGGTTTCCTGATTGAAGCGAGGGATGCTGGGAACCCGGACGGTCCGGCTGTTGGATCATTCAGCCTCCTCAACCCTTCTGAGTCACAGCTCCTACATTGTGGCCACACACAG GGATCTGCAGTAAGCCACACCAGCAAATCCAAGAAGACAGAGATACAGGCCGTGTGGGAGGCTCCAAAAAACCCCCCATCCGGTGTCCAATTTTT GGCCACAGTGGTGCAGAAGTACAAAGTCTACTGGGTGCAGATCCCAGGGCCGGTGGTGTCTCTGAATGGGGCGACTAGGGTTCCACCACCAACCcctaccccccccaccaccaccactactgctgctgtgACCACAACTCTGTCTGCGCTGACCAGACCT tTCAGCTCAGAGGGTTGTGGTAGGAGTAAGTCCTGTCTGCGTGACCCTGTGGGATGCGACCCAGGCAGAGACCCCCTGTGCTttttcctctccttcactccagAGGAGCGGACTGTGCTGTTTGAGCTCAGTGGACCAGCTGATGGATACCTGTCCTTCGCCTTGTCGCTGGACAAATGGATG GGGAATGATGATATATACCTGTGTGTGAGCGATGGGGACAGTGTGGACATCAATGCTGCATATGTCTCTGGCCGAGCTCACCCTGAATTGGCCTCTGAG AATGTTCTTTCAGACACAGCTTGGCAGCTGGCAGATGGGGTCATTCAGTGTAGTTTCCGTAGAGACATACTCCTCCCCCGTCAGATTGAGAGCAGGTTCAGCCTGGACCAGAGCTACTTCTTGTTCATAGCCCATGGGAGGGCTGAAGATG GTGTGATCTATAGACATGACCGGCAGCCTCTGATATCCACTCATCAGACAGTCATCACAGGTCCCCCTGAGAATCTAGCTGGCTCCAGGTCTCCCCTGCTCATTAAGTTCCATG gtgtgtgtatgcttgtggcCTGGATGACGACAGTGACCACAGGTGTCATCATTGCACGCTACTTCAAACACGACTGGCCAGAAACGAGACTATTTGGACACAGGCTATGGTTTCAG GTGCACCGAGCCTTGATGACCCTGACCGTGCTCCTTACCTGTGTGGGATTCTCACTACCCTTCATCTACCGAGGCGGTTGGAGCAGG CATGCCGGCTCCCACCCTTACCTGGGCTGTACTGTCATGGCTCTATCTTTTATCCAGCCTATCATGGCCCTCCTCAGACCCGCCACAGACTCCTCACG AAGGTACATATTCAACTGGATGCATTTGGGAACAGGCACTATTGTACGGGTACTTGCAG TTGTGGCCATCTTCCTGGGTATTCAGCAGCAGGCCTTGCTTCTCCCTGGCCCCTGGTCCACTGGTGTCCTGGCAGGCTGCGTTGTCTGGGGAGTCTTGGTAGACCTGCTACTTGAGTTCCACAGTAAAGTAGTCATCGTAACAG GGAGGACTCTTGCTGAGGACGAAGAAAAGATTCTGGGTACTCACTcggatagtgagagacagagaaag GTATCTCGATTCAAAAagattgtcttggctgtgttcctCGTGGGAAATGTTGGATTTTTGTCTGTTCTCCTAAACACAATAAGAAATGTGTGA
- the palmdb gene encoding uncharacterized protein palmdb isoform X2 — MISFWLICWKLLRATAVASVTDGKELNEGCSNPQNHNPNEPRSFSKAVTMETSEQTEMTSVIAYEKELSLTDSTENQKGLGGTEEEQVCLEADSLESIGKKALLEILADLPASMIDELDGLGNGLCTGNPFRKEALSSHEELNRNESITSSVSDTPSSVDSVYENEAHRKRQDTQELEQPEDTVSTPEDDEDGEDKDTKEIQYGPLENYISDVPEESLLEQYIREEVLSDVSNESCHGLDPDEVDECLRVEIAEASSDDESEDGANKWRAIFSSSINHEDDDDYLDSLQLSAQDLFVQKVEVENVDNHDDNEEEVQVKIPKEEELEVLEQPDYLTGIAQEVTYNPAALLQSLSKISEDEEGNGNGSRHNTSCKADPNKKLPKDFCVIQETKSENVSTEHVDFQLARKQWREMEEQTKNLVLSPTTKQCGPLMGSHSFMYTPVRNIDRPKTRDTSLENLAMGGSEYPHTQFSPCSEDSGLGDSSYRSPYEEFPETSIEREIRLAMEREDSFKRDRGFSNGTKPTECAQTNAKPVILLPAKLCQEVDEKRKTFESMEDGSCNIPRSKTTPSFIITSSPAKGPLKHDLPANSIIILEPEGSPRHGARDTSRANEWHSDETSNANFIILETSNLIIRSASEFCLNTACEQQGQECSSTFLNNPFFKLRSRSQLSLVDEEIKMVKQREEELKKERANIYPKGMYNNTGLVAENLMDSLSFEADAPLKCKSSPSSPMKTAYKMDRSALSCDHRFPEVYGAGGRRKSALALRWEAGEFAE; from the exons ATGATCTCCTTCTGGCTCATCTGTTGGAAGCTTCTG AGAGCTACCGCTGTGGCAAGTGTGACGGATGGTAAAGAACTGAACGAAGGTTGCAGTAACCCTCAGAATCACAATCCAAACGAACCCAGATCCTTCTCGAAGGCGGTAACCATGGAGACCAGTGAACAAACGGAGATGACCAGCGTAATTGCCTATGAAAAGGAACTCTCGCTCACTGACTCAACGGAAAACCAAAAGGGCTTaggaggaacagaagaggaaCAAGTCTGTTTAGAGGCTGACTCACTAGAATCCATAGGAAAGAAAGCGTTGCTAGAAATTCTAGCAGATTTACCGGCTAGTATGATCGATGAGCTTGACGGCTTAGGAAACGGGCTCTGCACAGGTAACCCATTTCGAAAGGAGGCATTGTCTAGCCATGAAGAACTCAACCGAAACGAATCCATCACTTCGTCTGTCTCTGACACACCGTCAAGTGTTGACAGTGTGTATGAGAACGAAGCTCATCGTAAGAGACAGGACACCCAAGAACTAGAACAGCCTGAAGATACTGTGTCCACCCCAGAGGATGATGAAGATGGTGAGGATAAAGACACAAAAGAGATTCAATATGGCCCATTAGAAAACTACATCAGTGATGTCCCAGAGGAGTCTTTACTAGAACAGTACATCAGAGAGGAGGTTCTGTCGGATGTCTCCAACGAGTCCTGTCATGGTCTGGACCCAGACGAGGTGGATGAATGCCTGCGTGTTGAGATAGCAGAGGCCTCTTCAGACGATGAGAGTGAAGATGGAGCAAATAAATGGAGGGCGATATTTTCCTCCTCGATCAACCATGAGGACGATGATGACTATCTGGATAGCCTCCAACTGAGTGCACAGGATCTCTTCGTCCAAAAGGTTGAAGTGGAAAACGTTGACAACCATGACGATAACGAGGAGGAAGTTCAAGTGAAGATACCAAAGGAAGAGGAACTGGAAGTGTTGGAGCAACCAGATTACCTCACTGGTATTGCACAGGAAGTGACATATAACCCTGCAGCACTGCTCCAAAGCCTGTCCAAAATCTCTGAAGACGAAGAGGGAAATGGCAATGGTTCAAGGCACAATACATCTTGCAAGGCAGATCCCAACAAGAAGCTTCCAAAGGACTTCTGCGTTATCCAGGAGACCAAGAGTGAGAACGTCAGCACAGAGCATGTGGACTTCCAGCTGGCCCGGAAACAGTGGAGGGAGATGGAAGAGCAGACCAAGAACTTGGTGCTGTCACCCACCACAAAGCAGTGTGGGCCCCTCATGGGCAGCCACAGCTTCATGTACACTCCAGTCAGGAACATTGACAGGCCCAAGACGAGAGATACGAGCCTAGAGAATTTGGCTATGGGTGGATCTGAGTATCCCCACACCCAGTTTAGCCCCTGCTCAGAGGACTCAGGCCTGGGCGATTCCAGCTACAGGTCCCCTTATGAAGAATTCCCAGAGACCTCCATTGAGAGGGAGATCCGCCTGGCCATGGAGCGAGAAGACAGCTTTAAGCGGGACAGGGGTTTCTCCAATGGGACGAAACCTACAGAATGTGCTCAGACAAATGCCAAGCCAGTCATCTTGCTCCCAGCGAAGCTATGTCAGGAGGTTGACGAAAAGAGGAAGACGTTTGAGAGTATGGAGGACGGCAGCTGCAACATACCCAGATCCAAAACTACTCCATCATTCATTATTACGTCTTCGCCGGCAAAGGGGCCACTGAAACACGATCTGCCTGCCAACAGCATCATTATACTAGAACCGGAAGGAAGTCCAAGACATGGCGCCAGAGACACCTCCAGAGCTAACGAGTGGCACTCGGATGAAACCTCCAATGCCAACTTCATCATCCTAGAGACATCCAACCTGATCATCAGGAGCGCCTCAGAGTTCTGCCTGAACACGGCCTGTGAGCAGCAAGGCCAGGAATGCTCCTCGACGTTTCTCAACAACCCCTTCTTCAAGCTGCGCTCCAGGAGCCAGCTGTCATTGGTGGACGAGGAGATCAAGATGGTGAAACAGCGCGAAGAGGAGCTGAAGAAAGAAAGAGCGAACATCTATCCGAAAGGGATGTACAACAACACAGGCCTAGTGGCCGAGAATCTCATGGACAGCTTGTCGTTTGAAG CTGATGCGCCACTGAAGTGTAAGTcttcaccatcatcaccaatGAAAACTGCATACAAGATGGATCGCTCAGCCCTATCCTGTGATCACAGA TTTCCTGAGGTGTATGGAGCCGGAGGAAGGCGTAAGAGCGCCTTGGCGCTGCGCTGGGAGGCTGGGGAGTTTGCCGAGTGA
- the palmdb gene encoding uncharacterized protein palmdb isoform X3: METSEQTEMTSVIAYEKELSLTDSTENQKGLGGTEEEQVCLEADSLESIGKKALLEILADLPASMIDELDGLGNGLCTGNPFRKEALSSHEELNRNESITSSVSDTPSSVDSVYENEAHRKRQDTQELEQPEDTVSTPEDDEDGEDKDTKEIQYGPLENYISDVPEESLLEQYIREEVLSDVSNESCHGLDPDEVDECLRVEIAEASSDDESEDGANKWRAIFSSSINHEDDDDYLDSLQLSAQDLFVQKVEVENVDNHDDNEEEVQVKIPKEEELEVLEQPDYLTGIAQEVTYNPAALLQSLSKISEDEEGNGNGSRHNTSCKADPNKKLPKDFCVIQETKSENVSTEHVDFQLARKQWREMEEQTKNLVLSPTTKQCGPLMGSHSFMYTPVRNIDRPKTRDTSLENLAMGGSEYPHTQFSPCSEDSGLGDSSYRSPYEEFPETSIEREIRLAMEREDSFKRDRGFSNGTKPTECAQTNAKPVILLPAKLCQEVDEKRKTFESMEDGSCNIPRSKTTPSFIITSSPAKGPLKHDLPANSIIILEPEGSPRHGARDTSRANEWHSDETSNANFIILETSNLIIRSASEFCLNTACEQQGQECSSTFLNNPFFKLRSRSQLSLVDEEIKMVKQREEELKKERANIYPKGMYNNTGLVAENLMDSLSFEADAPLKCKSSPSSPMKTAYKMDRSALSCDHRFPEVYGAGGRRKSALALRWEAGEFAE; this comes from the exons ATGGAGACCAGTGAACAAACGGAGATGACCAGCGTAATTGCCTATGAAAAGGAACTCTCGCTCACTGACTCAACGGAAAACCAAAAGGGCTTaggaggaacagaagaggaaCAAGTCTGTTTAGAGGCTGACTCACTAGAATCCATAGGAAAGAAAGCGTTGCTAGAAATTCTAGCAGATTTACCGGCTAGTATGATCGATGAGCTTGACGGCTTAGGAAACGGGCTCTGCACAGGTAACCCATTTCGAAAGGAGGCATTGTCTAGCCATGAAGAACTCAACCGAAACGAATCCATCACTTCGTCTGTCTCTGACACACCGTCAAGTGTTGACAGTGTGTATGAGAACGAAGCTCATCGTAAGAGACAGGACACCCAAGAACTAGAACAGCCTGAAGATACTGTGTCCACCCCAGAGGATGATGAAGATGGTGAGGATAAAGACACAAAAGAGATTCAATATGGCCCATTAGAAAACTACATCAGTGATGTCCCAGAGGAGTCTTTACTAGAACAGTACATCAGAGAGGAGGTTCTGTCGGATGTCTCCAACGAGTCCTGTCATGGTCTGGACCCAGACGAGGTGGATGAATGCCTGCGTGTTGAGATAGCAGAGGCCTCTTCAGACGATGAGAGTGAAGATGGAGCAAATAAATGGAGGGCGATATTTTCCTCCTCGATCAACCATGAGGACGATGATGACTATCTGGATAGCCTCCAACTGAGTGCACAGGATCTCTTCGTCCAAAAGGTTGAAGTGGAAAACGTTGACAACCATGACGATAACGAGGAGGAAGTTCAAGTGAAGATACCAAAGGAAGAGGAACTGGAAGTGTTGGAGCAACCAGATTACCTCACTGGTATTGCACAGGAAGTGACATATAACCCTGCAGCACTGCTCCAAAGCCTGTCCAAAATCTCTGAAGACGAAGAGGGAAATGGCAATGGTTCAAGGCACAATACATCTTGCAAGGCAGATCCCAACAAGAAGCTTCCAAAGGACTTCTGCGTTATCCAGGAGACCAAGAGTGAGAACGTCAGCACAGAGCATGTGGACTTCCAGCTGGCCCGGAAACAGTGGAGGGAGATGGAAGAGCAGACCAAGAACTTGGTGCTGTCACCCACCACAAAGCAGTGTGGGCCCCTCATGGGCAGCCACAGCTTCATGTACACTCCAGTCAGGAACATTGACAGGCCCAAGACGAGAGATACGAGCCTAGAGAATTTGGCTATGGGTGGATCTGAGTATCCCCACACCCAGTTTAGCCCCTGCTCAGAGGACTCAGGCCTGGGCGATTCCAGCTACAGGTCCCCTTATGAAGAATTCCCAGAGACCTCCATTGAGAGGGAGATCCGCCTGGCCATGGAGCGAGAAGACAGCTTTAAGCGGGACAGGGGTTTCTCCAATGGGACGAAACCTACAGAATGTGCTCAGACAAATGCCAAGCCAGTCATCTTGCTCCCAGCGAAGCTATGTCAGGAGGTTGACGAAAAGAGGAAGACGTTTGAGAGTATGGAGGACGGCAGCTGCAACATACCCAGATCCAAAACTACTCCATCATTCATTATTACGTCTTCGCCGGCAAAGGGGCCACTGAAACACGATCTGCCTGCCAACAGCATCATTATACTAGAACCGGAAGGAAGTCCAAGACATGGCGCCAGAGACACCTCCAGAGCTAACGAGTGGCACTCGGATGAAACCTCCAATGCCAACTTCATCATCCTAGAGACATCCAACCTGATCATCAGGAGCGCCTCAGAGTTCTGCCTGAACACGGCCTGTGAGCAGCAAGGCCAGGAATGCTCCTCGACGTTTCTCAACAACCCCTTCTTCAAGCTGCGCTCCAGGAGCCAGCTGTCATTGGTGGACGAGGAGATCAAGATGGTGAAACAGCGCGAAGAGGAGCTGAAGAAAGAAAGAGCGAACATCTATCCGAAAGGGATGTACAACAACACAGGCCTAGTGGCCGAGAATCTCATGGACAGCTTGTCGTTTGAAG CTGATGCGCCACTGAAGTGTAAGTcttcaccatcatcaccaatGAAAACTGCATACAAGATGGATCGCTCAGCCCTATCCTGTGATCACAGA TTTCCTGAGGTGTATGGAGCCGGAGGAAGGCGTAAGAGCGCCTTGGCGCTGCGCTGGGAGGCTGGGGAGTTTGCCGAGTGA